The following coding sequences are from one Apus apus isolate bApuApu2 chromosome 28, bApuApu2.pri.cur, whole genome shotgun sequence window:
- the LOC127395038 gene encoding chymotrypsin-like elastase family member 1, whose protein sequence is MLQLVLLAALALCGRCSEQDLDGMQRVVGGTEARSHAWPSQISLQYASGGNWYHTCGGSLIDRNWVMTAAHCVTRQMNFRVVAGEHNLNANDGSEQIFGVSKIIIHPYYNTNNIAGGYDIALLRLSGYATLNSYVQLAVLPREGTILPNNYPCYISGWGLTRTNGQLSSVLMQAYLPVVDYQICSSPSYWGSTVRSTMVCAGGDGVRSGCQGDSGGPLHCAVNGEYQVHGVTSFVSSQGCNIKNKPTVFTRVSNYISWIYNVMAQN, encoded by the exons ATGCTGCAGCTTGTGCTCCTCGCCGCCCTTGCCCTCTGCG GGCGCTGCTCCGAGCAGGACCTCGATGGGATGCAACGGGTGGTCGGTGGGACCGAGGCACGCTCGCACGCCTGGCCCTCCCAG ATCTCCCTCCAGTATGCCTCCGGTGGCAACTGGTATCACACCTGCGGAGGGTCCCTCATCGACAGAAATTGGGTGATGACAGCAGCCCATTGCGTGACTCg TCAAATGAACTTCCGTGTCGTGGCTGGTGAACACAACCTCAACGCAAACGATGGCAGCGAGCAGATCTTCGGTGTGAGCAAGATCATTATCCATCCCTACTACAACACCAACAACATCGCTGGCGG CTACGACATCGCCCTCCTCCGCCTGTCTGGCTATGCCACCCTGAACAGCTACGTGCAGCTGGccgtgctgcccagggagggaaCCATCCTGCCCAACAACTACCCCTGCTACATCTCAGGATGGGGTCTGACCCGCA CCAACGGGCAGCTCTCCAGCGTCCTGATGCAGGCCTACCTGCCCGTGGTGGACTACCAgatctgctccagcccctcctaCTGGGGCTCCACAGTCAGGAGCACCATGGTCTGTGCCGGTGGTGACGGCGTCCGCTCTGGCTGCCAG GGCGATTCGGGCGGTCCCCTCCACTGCGCAGTGAACGGGGAGTACCAGGTCCACGGCGTCACCAGCTTCGTCTCCAGTCAGGGCTGCAACATCAAGAACAAACCCACCGTCTTCACCCGCGTCTCCAACTACATCTCCTGGATTTATAAC GTGATGGCCCAgaactga
- the BIN2 gene encoding bridging integrator 2 isoform X1 translates to MAEGRSGGAGLFAKQVQKRFSRAQEKVLQKLGKTVETKDEQFEQSAYNFQLQQNEGNKLYKDLKGFLGAVRVMHESSRKVAETLQEIYSPDWDGHEELKAIAASNDLLWDDYEAKLADQALRLMENYLAQFGDFKERIAKRGRKLVDYDSTRHHLEALQSAKKKDEAKIAKAEEEFNKAQAVFEDLNRDLREELPVLYGSRIACYVTIFQNISNLRDVFYKEMSKLNRDLYEVMSKLDKQHSSKVFIVKGISSNRRSLVISSPVSPPAMFPCPGKAPDWPPTEEAEVTAGSPGVGSSAADTVASRELDATIPSPPPASPASAGSLSETASVSSEEALEPDPSAEAPSHGQGTRVAAVEPGTRCPGAGLQLAGAAGGEQQGAEAIAASLASLILSKAIAQATKTAPLELEEPTAGLGDSEAAAATGDAHQPDGTATSREGQEPSPAPAVPQDAPSPTEESLVCPSRGGGLELPQLSRAAGELSDSEESVEVVDMEPKVAKIQMVLDLTPDVASSGCPGDSSSPSSSTAEEQGCPGTPEQNTKQDMSQDPPPAAKSSQDPTETLTSL, encoded by the exons ATGGCCGAGGGCAGGAGCGGGGGAGCCGGGCTCTTCGCCAAGCAGGTCCAGAAACGCTTCAGCCGGGCGCAGGAGAAG GTTTTGCAAAAATTGGGCAAAACGGTGGAAACCAAAGACGAGCAGTTTGAGCAGAGCGCGTACaacttccagctgcagcag AACGAAGGCAATAAACTCTACAAAGATCTCAAGGGTTTCCTGGGGGCGGTGAGAG TGATGCATGAGAGCTCCCGGAAAGTGGCTGAGACGCTGCAGGAGATTTACAGCCCTGACTGGGATGGTCACGAGGAGCTAAAAGCCATCGCAGCT AGCAATGACCTCCTGTGGGATGACTACGAGGCGAAGCTGGCCGACCAAGCCCTGCGGCTGATGGAGAACTACCTGGCTCAGTTTGGGGACTTTAAG GAGCGCATCGCCAAGAGGGGCCGTAAGCTGGTAGACTACGACAGCACCCGGCATCACCTGGAAGCTCTGCAAAGTGCCAAGAAAAAGGACGAGGCAAAAATCGCCAAG gCTGAGGAAGAGTTTAATAAAGCCCAAGCGGTGTTTGAAGACCTGAACAGGGACCTCCGGGAGGAGCTGCCGGTTCTGTATGGCAG CCGCATCGCCTGCTACGTGACCATCTTCCAGAACATCTCCAACCTCCGTGATGTCTTCTACAAGGAGATGAGCAAG CTCAACCGTGACCTCTACGAGGTGATGAGCAAACTGGACAAGCAGCACTCCAGCAAAGTCTTCATTGTTAAAGGCATCTCCAG CAACCGGCGCTCTCTGGTCATCTCCTCACCCGTGAGCCCCCCAGCCATGTtcccctgcccagggaaggCGCCAGACTGGCCGCCCACGGAGGaggcagaggtgacagcagggtcccctggggtgggcagcagtGCCGCCGACACCGttgccagcagggagctggatgCCACCATCCCCAGCCCGCCACCGGCTTCACCTGCCAGCGCCGGGTCCCTGTCAGAGACGGCGTCGGTGTCCAGCGAGGAGGCCCTGGAGCCTGATCCCAGCGCCGAAGCTCCGTCCCACGGGCAGGGGACACGGGTGGCAGCCGTGGAGCCGGGCAcccgctgccccggggctggtctgcagctggcaggggctgctggcggGGAGCAGCAGGGGGCCGAGGCCATCGCTGCCTCCCTGGCCTCCCTGATTCTCTCCAAGGCGATTGCCCAGGCCACCAAAACTGCGCCTCTGGAGCTGGAAGAGCCCACggctgggctgggggacagCGAAGCTGCGGCTGCCACCGGGGATGCCCACCAGCCGGACGGCACGGCCACCAGCAGGGAGGGTCAGGAACCATCCCCAGCCCCGGCTGTCCCCCAGGatgcccccagccccacagaagAGTCGTTGGTGTGTCcgtcccggggcggggggctggAGCTaccccagctcagcagggctgcGGGCGAGCTGAGCGACTCTGAGGAGAGCGTGGAGGTGGTGGACATGGAGCCAAAGGTGGCCAAAATTCAG atGGTGCTGGACCTCACCCCTGATGTGGCATCAAGtggctgccctggggacagcagttCCCCCTCCAGCTCCACAGCCGAG GAGCAAGGCTGTCCTGGGACGCCGGAGCAGAACACAAAACAGGACATGAGCCAGGACcccccaccagcagcaaagTCTTCCCAGGACCCCACTGAGACCCTCACCTCCCTGTGA
- the BIN2 gene encoding bridging integrator 2 isoform X2 — protein sequence MAEGRSGGAGLFAKQVQKRFSRAQEKVLQKLGKTVETKDEQFEQSAYNFQLQQNEGNKLYKDLKGFLGAVRVMHESSRKVAETLQEIYSPDWDGHEELKAIAASNDLLWDDYEAKLADQALRLMENYLAQFGDFKERIAKRGRKLVDYDSTRHHLEALQSAKKKDEAKIAKAEEEFNKAQAVFEDLNRDLREELPVLYGSRIACYVTIFQNISNLRDVFYKEMSKLNRDLYEVMSKLDKQHSSKVFIVKGISSNRRSLVISSPVSPPAMFPCPGKAPDWPPTEEAEVTAGSPGVGSSAADTVASRELDATIPSPPPASPASAGSLSETASVSSEEALEPDPSAEAPSHGQGTRVAAVEPGTRCPGAGLQLAGAAGGEQQGAEAIAASLASLILSKAIAQATKTAPLELEEPTAGLGDSEAAAATGDAHQPDGTATSREGQEPSPAPAVPQDAPSPTEESLVCPSRGGGLELPQLSRAAGELSDSEESVEVVDMEPKVAKIQMVLDLTPDVASSGCPGDSSSPSSSTAEEQGCPGTPEQNTKQDMSQDPPPAAKSSQDPTETLTSL from the exons GTTTTGCAAAAATTGGGCAAAACGGTGGAAACCAAAGACGAGCAGTTTGAGCAGAGCGCGTACaacttccagctgcagcag AACGAAGGCAATAAACTCTACAAAGATCTCAAGGGTTTCCTGGGGGCGGTGAGAG TGATGCATGAGAGCTCCCGGAAAGTGGCTGAGACGCTGCAGGAGATTTACAGCCCTGACTGGGATGGTCACGAGGAGCTAAAAGCCATCGCAGCT AGCAATGACCTCCTGTGGGATGACTACGAGGCGAAGCTGGCCGACCAAGCCCTGCGGCTGATGGAGAACTACCTGGCTCAGTTTGGGGACTTTAAG GAGCGCATCGCCAAGAGGGGCCGTAAGCTGGTAGACTACGACAGCACCCGGCATCACCTGGAAGCTCTGCAAAGTGCCAAGAAAAAGGACGAGGCAAAAATCGCCAAG gCTGAGGAAGAGTTTAATAAAGCCCAAGCGGTGTTTGAAGACCTGAACAGGGACCTCCGGGAGGAGCTGCCGGTTCTGTATGGCAG CCGCATCGCCTGCTACGTGACCATCTTCCAGAACATCTCCAACCTCCGTGATGTCTTCTACAAGGAGATGAGCAAG CTCAACCGTGACCTCTACGAGGTGATGAGCAAACTGGACAAGCAGCACTCCAGCAAAGTCTTCATTGTTAAAGGCATCTCCAG CAACCGGCGCTCTCTGGTCATCTCCTCACCCGTGAGCCCCCCAGCCATGTtcccctgcccagggaaggCGCCAGACTGGCCGCCCACGGAGGaggcagaggtgacagcagggtcccctggggtgggcagcagtGCCGCCGACACCGttgccagcagggagctggatgCCACCATCCCCAGCCCGCCACCGGCTTCACCTGCCAGCGCCGGGTCCCTGTCAGAGACGGCGTCGGTGTCCAGCGAGGAGGCCCTGGAGCCTGATCCCAGCGCCGAAGCTCCGTCCCACGGGCAGGGGACACGGGTGGCAGCCGTGGAGCCGGGCAcccgctgccccggggctggtctgcagctggcaggggctgctggcggGGAGCAGCAGGGGGCCGAGGCCATCGCTGCCTCCCTGGCCTCCCTGATTCTCTCCAAGGCGATTGCCCAGGCCACCAAAACTGCGCCTCTGGAGCTGGAAGAGCCCACggctgggctgggggacagCGAAGCTGCGGCTGCCACCGGGGATGCCCACCAGCCGGACGGCACGGCCACCAGCAGGGAGGGTCAGGAACCATCCCCAGCCCCGGCTGTCCCCCAGGatgcccccagccccacagaagAGTCGTTGGTGTGTCcgtcccggggcggggggctggAGCTaccccagctcagcagggctgcGGGCGAGCTGAGCGACTCTGAGGAGAGCGTGGAGGTGGTGGACATGGAGCCAAAGGTGGCCAAAATTCAG atGGTGCTGGACCTCACCCCTGATGTGGCATCAAGtggctgccctggggacagcagttCCCCCTCCAGCTCCACAGCCGAG GAGCAAGGCTGTCCTGGGACGCCGGAGCAGAACACAAAACAGGACATGAGCCAGGACcccccaccagcagcaaagTCTTCCCAGGACCCCACTGAGACCCTCACCTCCCTGTGA